A genomic stretch from Sulfurimonas sediminis includes:
- a CDS encoding cache domain-containing protein produces the protein MLKKIVIFFGGIIVIVLLLTLYFKNEVKEEKIYHIMDQMRLTLDSQLKSHEMDDLKIALLLSKNEALVNALENDDEDLGYKILEDITQDIEKNTGMRIRAQVITKELNIFARSWDDIYAGMPIGDYRLDLQYFYTHTNPRTSVEIGRRLGIKATVPVYKNGNFLGFVEVISFFKSMTDFFSSMGVDLYVLLDVKHTDTAVLMMQNLTVDNYVLANRNYNYAHIQTLNHIDFKELKLNGVVYADEKYIFYENMKDGSGTIIGAFVFVLPKRYLDYFRNPEDDISFLINVTRSGLYDVVKEEKYENNIYKDYSAKSMVYLQDVIDKEERQLFFDEAYEKFDKYSKDELIQMMLNRKIVKKIDGKIK, from the coding sequence TTGTTAAAAAAAATAGTAATCTTTTTTGGGGGAATCATAGTTATTGTCCTGCTTCTTACTTTATACTTTAAAAATGAAGTCAAAGAAGAAAAAATTTACCATATTATGGATCAAATGCGGCTGACACTTGATTCCCAGCTTAAATCTCATGAAATGGATGACCTGAAAATTGCCTTGCTTCTTTCAAAGAATGAAGCGCTTGTCAATGCTTTGGAAAATGATGATGAAGATTTAGGCTATAAAATTTTAGAAGACATTACACAGGATATTGAAAAAAACACCGGTATGCGGATACGTGCCCAGGTCATTACAAAAGAGCTGAATATTTTTGCAAGAAGCTGGGATGACATCTATGCCGGTATGCCTATAGGTGACTACAGACTGGATCTGCAATATTTTTATACACATACAAACCCCCGTACTTCTGTAGAAATAGGACGCCGTCTGGGTATAAAGGCAACAGTGCCTGTATATAAAAACGGTAACTTTTTAGGCTTTGTGGAAGTTATCTCTTTTTTTAAATCTATGACAGATTTTTTCAGTTCCATGGGTGTTGATTTGTATGTGTTACTTGATGTAAAGCACACAGATACTGCAGTTTTGATGATGCAAAACCTGACGGTTGACAATTATGTTCTGGCAAACAGAAACTATAATTATGCACATATTCAAACTCTCAACCATATTGATTTTAAAGAACTGAAGCTTAACGGTGTTGTTTATGCAGATGAAAAATATATTTTTTATGAAAATATGAAAGACGGAAGTGGTACAATAATAGGAGCTTTTGTTTTTGTACTGCCAAAAAGGTATTTGGATTATTTTAGAAATCCCGAAGACGATATCTCTTTTTTAATCAATGTTACAAGAAGCGGACTGTATGATGTTGTCAAAGAAGAAAAGTATGAAAACAATATATATAAAGATTACAGTGCCAAATCAATGGTCTATTTACAGGATGTAATAGACAAAGAAGAGAGGCAGTTGTTTTTTGATGAAGCCTATGAAAAATTTGACAAATATTCCAAAGACGAGTTGATTCAAATGATGCTTAACAGAAAAATAGTAAAAAAAATAGACGGGAAAATTAAATGA
- the dsbD gene encoding protein-disulfide reductase DsbD, which produces MRLLAKIFFILTLVFSFVNAAAFLMPDEAFKPYAKVNESMQIETGVKIAKDIYLYADKLKIELIDAKGLSIQNITKPATSEHQGDKVYIKSPNFIVTLKKDASLKGMQTIKLKISFQGCSEQGLCYEPSTKEFTLQIDADKLSAENNALHVKAEEKSETDSIADTIKSSSFFVILATFFGFGVLLSLTPCVFPMIPIISGVIISQGEGLTTKKAFALSLVYVLAMAVAYTIAGILAGVFGANLQAALQNPWVVYSFAGIFVALAASMFGFYELKLPDALVTKVSTNTNRNGFIGVAIMGFLSALIVGPCVAAPLAGALVYIGQTGDALLGGAALFSMSIGMGVLLILVGVSAGKFMPKPGPWMVMVNEIFGALMLGVAIWMLEKVLPSSVTTLMYAIVGIGFSVHFGAFDKEGHSFKRSLSLLLFIYSSTLFMSVLAGAPSIKQPLGFLKSQAAGTVLPSNEKKLTFTEVTSLDELNTLLEKNRGKKIMLDFAADWCTACKELEEVTFADPRVKEKLREYVLIRADVTANGAKEKALSKAYGVFGPPVMIFFDKDLHVEKSKTIVGFIEPEAFLKHLQ; this is translated from the coding sequence ATGAGACTATTGGCAAAAATATTTTTTATCTTGACTCTGGTTTTTTCTTTTGTAAATGCAGCTGCTTTTTTAATGCCTGATGAGGCATTTAAACCTTATGCCAAAGTCAATGAGTCAATGCAGATAGAAACAGGTGTGAAAATCGCCAAAGATATTTATCTGTATGCTGATAAATTAAAAATTGAACTGATTGATGCAAAAGGTTTGTCAATACAAAACATCACAAAGCCTGCTACATCCGAGCATCAGGGTGACAAAGTTTATATCAAGTCACCGAATTTTATTGTTACATTGAAAAAAGATGCTTCTTTGAAAGGGATGCAAACAATAAAATTGAAAATCTCTTTCCAGGGATGTTCGGAGCAGGGACTGTGTTATGAACCCAGTACAAAAGAGTTTACTCTTCAAATAGATGCAGACAAGCTCTCTGCTGAAAATAATGCTTTACATGTAAAGGCAGAAGAAAAGTCAGAGACTGACTCTATAGCAGATACAATAAAATCAAGCAGTTTCTTCGTTATTTTGGCAACATTCTTCGGGTTTGGCGTTTTACTCTCTCTGACTCCCTGTGTTTTTCCAATGATTCCTATAATCTCCGGTGTAATAATTTCGCAGGGAGAAGGACTTACGACAAAAAAAGCTTTTGCCCTCTCTTTGGTGTATGTACTTGCAATGGCTGTTGCCTATACAATCGCAGGTATTTTAGCAGGAGTCTTTGGAGCTAATTTGCAAGCCGCACTGCAAAATCCATGGGTTGTCTACTCTTTTGCAGGTATCTTTGTTGCTCTTGCTGCAAGTATGTTTGGTTTTTATGAATTGAAACTTCCTGATGCACTTGTAACCAAAGTCAGTACAAATACAAATCGTAACGGTTTTATAGGTGTAGCCATTATGGGATTTCTCTCAGCACTTATTGTCGGTCCCTGTGTTGCTGCTCCTTTGGCAGGTGCTTTGGTATACATAGGACAAACGGGTGATGCACTTTTAGGCGGAGCTGCACTTTTCAGTATGAGTATAGGAATGGGGGTTTTACTTATTCTGGTCGGTGTAAGTGCCGGTAAGTTTATGCCTAAGCCTGGTCCGTGGATGGTTATGGTCAATGAAATTTTTGGCGCATTAATGTTGGGTGTTGCTATTTGGATGCTTGAAAAAGTACTGCCATCTTCTGTTACCACTCTGATGTATGCAATTGTCGGAATAGGATTCAGTGTCCATTTTGGAGCCTTTGACAAAGAGGGACACAGTTTCAAGCGGAGTCTGTCCTTACTGTTGTTTATCTACTCTTCGACACTTTTTATGAGTGTTTTGGCGGGCGCACCAAGTATAAAACAGCCACTTGGATTTTTAAAATCACAGGCAGCGGGCACAGTACTTCCTTCAAATGAGAAAAAGCTGACATTTACAGAAGTAACCTCATTGGATGAGCTCAATACTTTGTTAGAAAAAAACAGAGGTAAAAAAATAATGCTTGATTTTGCAGCTGACTGGTGTACAGCCTGTAAAGAACTTGAAGAGGTGACTTTTGCAGACCCGAGAGTAAAAGAAAAACTACGTGAGTATGTCCTGATTCGCGCAGATGTTACGGCAAACGGTGCAAAAGAAAAGGCACTCAGCAAGGCATATGGTGTTTTTGGTCCTCCTGTAATGATCTTTTTTGACAAAGATTTACATGTAGAGAAATCCAAAACAATTGTAGGGTTTATAGAACCGGAAGCGTTTTTAAAACATCTTCAGTAA
- a CDS encoding (2Fe-2S)-binding protein: protein MIDLDTEICVCNSLTLKDIAECIKENNFTTLEELLENDICPMGDKCESCRDEGYHNDGLNLPMVLAMVKRKQI from the coding sequence ATGATAGATTTAGATACTGAGATATGTGTATGCAATTCACTGACTCTAAAAGATATAGCTGAGTGTATAAAAGAAAATAACTTTACCACCCTTGAGGAACTCCTGGAAAATGACATATGCCCTATGGGTGATAAATGTGAATCATGCAGAGATGAAGGGTATCATAACGACGGACTCAACCTCCCGATGGTTTTGGCAATGGTAAAAAGAAAACAAATCTAA
- a CDS encoding ABC transporter substrate-binding protein, with translation MRFFILILFFLCGFAQADTNRGHAADALEKVSLQLHWKYQFEFAGFIAAKEKGFYRDAGLDVKIKEYQTGMNVVDEVLSQRANYGIYNSSILLEYLQGKPLVLLASFFKRSALVLITQPSIHSPKDLIGKTVMSSLVDDFRLNFKPYLDGYGVKISDLKMVPQTYRVDEFAKGEVDAMTAFISDQPHKLDKLGVKYNILDPSNDNLFVLQEELFTSAAELKNHPYRVHAFKKASIKGWEYALSHRKEIAKIIHEKYAPQLDKETLEYEAETINKLVLPFIYDIGSIDKNFLHKQMQLFKNDFHVGAGKTLDNFIVKPGINGLTLTDEEQRYIEVHKKIPLCINYDFFPIDGYKDGKHIGIMADVFTMIANKTGFEFIPVESHSEEELFQKLQEKKCKLLAIMATNNRHFTTIRPTKPLSSTHFTLLSRLDKSFVENPLFLKGKLLLVQKNSFKNYLNYLYPYLNIEVEENKNTMVKKVLDGRAYAIASIDEQADYFIDKYGYGKLKINGFLAKERLLHGSIGVQKDEPVLYSIMQKALKSLSKEKIEAIKNSWRLTRYHERVDYFLLWMVLGVVAIIFFIMIYYQKKLKNFNVALEQRVQQKTKELQETNEILKHKVQEKAKELIKKDEILTAQSKQAVMGEMISMIAHQWRQPLNTITLQISNLQLKYLMGQQISKEDIMQTLEDISDSVVYLSDTIEDFKTYFRPNKAAQESDMRGLLKKAIKFVEPRLKSNKIELQTECDSELHANVYANELIQVLLNLLNNAIEAYENKKTEDKIIKVTCKQNGPNIQIDVTDRAGGIRKEYLSKLFEPYFSTKGKNGTGLGLYMSKMIIEKQFGGSISVKTSMFGTTFTIVIPKDVQK, from the coding sequence ATGAGATTTTTCATATTGATACTCTTCTTTTTATGCGGTTTCGCACAAGCCGATACAAACCGCGGACATGCTGCAGATGCCCTGGAAAAAGTCTCTTTACAGCTCCACTGGAAATACCAGTTTGAGTTTGCGGGATTTATTGCCGCCAAAGAGAAGGGATTTTACCGGGATGCCGGTCTGGATGTTAAGATCAAAGAGTACCAGACTGGGATGAATGTTGTTGATGAGGTTCTCTCACAAAGAGCAAATTACGGTATTTACAACTCTTCTATTTTACTGGAGTATCTGCAGGGGAAACCCCTGGTTTTGCTGGCATCTTTTTTTAAACGCTCCGCACTTGTGCTTATTACGCAGCCTTCTATTCATTCTCCCAAAGATCTGATCGGTAAAACAGTCATGTCTTCGCTTGTTGATGATTTCAGGCTCAATTTCAAACCTTATCTTGACGGATACGGTGTAAAGATAAGTGATCTTAAAATGGTTCCGCAAACATACCGTGTAGATGAATTTGCAAAGGGTGAAGTCGATGCTATGACTGCCTTTATTTCCGATCAGCCTCACAAGCTTGACAAACTCGGTGTAAAATATAATATTCTGGATCCCTCAAATGACAATCTGTTTGTTTTGCAGGAGGAACTCTTTACCTCCGCTGCTGAACTGAAAAACCATCCATACCGGGTGCATGCTTTTAAAAAAGCTTCCATAAAAGGCTGGGAGTATGCTCTTTCGCACAGAAAAGAGATTGCCAAAATCATTCATGAAAAATATGCGCCACAGCTTGACAAAGAGACATTGGAATATGAGGCAGAAACAATCAACAAACTGGTACTGCCTTTTATATATGACATAGGTTCCATAGACAAAAACTTCCTGCATAAACAGATGCAGCTTTTTAAAAATGATTTTCATGTGGGTGCGGGAAAAACACTGGATAATTTTATTGTAAAGCCCGGGATAAACGGACTTACATTGACAGATGAGGAACAAAGATATATAGAGGTGCATAAAAAAATACCTTTGTGTATAAATTATGATTTTTTTCCGATTGACGGATATAAAGACGGTAAGCACATTGGCATTATGGCTGATGTGTTTACAATGATTGCCAATAAAACAGGTTTTGAATTTATTCCTGTAGAATCACACTCAGAAGAAGAGTTGTTTCAAAAACTGCAAGAAAAAAAGTGCAAACTTCTTGCCATTATGGCAACAAACAACAGACACTTTACTACTATCAGACCGACAAAACCTCTCAGCAGTACCCATTTTACATTGTTAAGCAGACTTGACAAATCTTTCGTTGAAAATCCTCTGTTTTTAAAAGGAAAGTTGTTACTGGTGCAAAAAAACTCATTTAAAAATTATTTAAATTATCTGTATCCCTATTTAAACATTGAAGTGGAAGAGAATAAAAATACAATGGTGAAAAAAGTGCTTGACGGCAGAGCCTATGCTATAGCATCTATAGACGAACAGGCTGACTATTTTATAGACAAGTATGGATACGGCAAGCTGAAAATCAATGGGTTCCTGGCAAAAGAGAGGCTGCTGCATGGAAGTATCGGTGTACAAAAGGATGAACCGGTTTTGTACTCAATTATGCAAAAAGCTTTAAAAAGTCTTTCTAAAGAGAAGATAGAGGCAATAAAAAACAGCTGGAGACTCACACGGTACCATGAAAGGGTTGATTATTTTCTTTTATGGATGGTTTTAGGGGTTGTTGCAATCATTTTTTTTATTATGATTTATTATCAAAAGAAATTGAAAAACTTCAATGTAGCGCTTGAACAAAGAGTGCAGCAAAAAACAAAAGAACTGCAAGAAACAAATGAAATTTTAAAACACAAAGTACAGGAAAAAGCAAAAGAACTGATTAAAAAAGATGAAATTCTGACGGCACAGTCAAAACAGGCTGTAATGGGAGAAATGATTAGCATGATTGCCCATCAGTGGCGCCAGCCCTTAAATACAATTACGCTTCAAATCTCAAATTTACAGTTAAAATATCTTATGGGGCAACAAATTTCCAAAGAGGATATTATGCAGACTTTGGAAGATATCAGCGATTCTGTTGTGTATCTTTCCGATACTATTGAGGATTTTAAGACATATTTTCGCCCAAACAAAGCTGCTCAAGAGAGTGACATGAGAGGATTGCTCAAAAAAGCGATAAAATTTGTTGAGCCAAGACTCAAGTCAAATAAAATTGAACTCCAAACAGAATGTGATTCTGAGTTGCATGCAAATGTATATGCAAATGAACTGATACAGGTTTTACTGAATCTGTTAAACAATGCCATTGAAGCCTACGAAAACAAGAAAACAGAAGATAAAATCATAAAGGTTACATGTAAACAAAACGGTCCAAATATTCAGATTGATGTGACTGACAGAGCCGGAGGGATAAGAAAAGAATACTTGTCCAAGTTGTTTGAACCCTATTTTTCTACGAAAGGCAAAAATGGCACAGGACTTGGGCTTTATATGTCCAAAATGATTATAGAAAAACAGTTTGGTGGGAGTATCAGTGTGAAAACCTCTATGTTTGGTACAACTTTTACCATAGTCATACCAAAAGATGTGCAAAAATAA
- a CDS encoding nucleoside 2-deoxyribosyltransferase has product MKKIYIAGPDVFEVNSIEIGKNLVKLCEKYGYQGLYPLDNVVDFSQTKHKIAQDIFDANIKMIQEADTVIANLNPFRGKEPDSGTVFECGYAYGLNKEVYGYLSDSSHYIDRFAEDERFAKEGSFYDLDARVIEDFDYPLNLMLSCSTKIIEGDFESVLKFLKGRE; this is encoded by the coding sequence ATGAAAAAAATCTATATAGCCGGACCTGATGTATTTGAAGTTAATTCTATAGAGATCGGTAAAAACCTGGTCAAATTATGTGAAAAGTATGGCTACCAGGGCCTTTATCCTTTGGATAATGTTGTCGATTTTTCACAAACAAAACATAAGATAGCACAGGATATATTTGATGCAAATATAAAGATGATACAAGAGGCTGACACAGTGATAGCCAATTTAAATCCTTTTCGAGGAAAAGAGCCTGACAGCGGAACTGTTTTTGAGTGTGGATATGCCTATGGACTGAACAAAGAAGTATACGGGTATTTAAGTGATTCTTCTCATTATATCGACAGGTTTGCAGAAGATGAAAGATTTGCCAAAGAGGGATCTTTTTATGATCTGGATGCAAGAGTGATAGAAGATTTTGATTATCCGCTGAATCTAATGCTCTCCTGTTCTACAAAAATTATAGAAGGTGATTTTGAATCAGTTTTAAAATTTTTAAAAGGCAGAGAATGA
- a CDS encoding thioredoxin domain-containing protein yields MSNRLANEDSPYLQQHKDNPVDWWPWCEEAFVQAEAQNKAIFISIGYSSCHWCHVMEEKVFENKECAQILNENFISIKVDREERPDIDKYYQEVYMLLNRRAGGWPTSIFCTPQNKPFFAATYIPPESNSGSIEGMGFKEITQLIATKVKEKDPKLFENANEIEGFLGQKEHPKEATVLKEEFYKNFLLQAKNNYDAQNGGFSDKPKFPRASTLDALLVVARLYNDTDAKTMLTNTLNNMIKGGMYDLVDGGFCRYSVDEKWLVPHFEKMLYDNALLCGIYTKAYLLYEDETYLHIAKETADFWYNFMSEDGLFYSASDADSEEGEGSYFVYTYDEVYTLLVQSGYENAKEMCETMHVTHHGNFEGKNIIRFEEEIPAWFSDVKPLLQKIRQKRDYPFTDKKVQTSWSGMMINALFLLGTVDNKYKEKAIKSLDKLLETLFIDEKLYHTTLIHKKPKVEAFLEDYAFLSQALLSAFQYTQNEIYLIHAQRFVNKALEEFYDKGVWNFSSGEFAVKAEITDTTYTSSVSIMIDVLQTLGTLLEDEKYTHFAFKTMEYNSYELGRKPIYYPSMLIQALRYLKGDRVIKTSEQNIDNYAYKLAKIKYPFILLKRSERDDFMICGDKSCFANTQDVDKINQLVEQSL; encoded by the coding sequence ATGTCAAACAGATTAGCAAACGAAGATTCTCCATACCTGCAGCAGCATAAAGACAATCCCGTGGACTGGTGGCCGTGGTGTGAGGAGGCTTTTGTTCAGGCAGAAGCCCAAAACAAGGCAATTTTTATCAGCATAGGCTACAGTTCCTGTCACTGGTGCCATGTTATGGAAGAAAAAGTATTTGAAAACAAAGAGTGTGCTCAGATTTTAAATGAGAACTTTATTTCCATAAAAGTGGACAGAGAAGAGCGTCCGGATATAGACAAGTATTATCAGGAAGTTTATATGCTTTTAAACCGCCGTGCCGGTGGATGGCCGACGAGTATATTTTGTACACCACAGAACAAACCCTTTTTTGCAGCCACTTACATACCGCCTGAATCAAATTCTGGCAGTATAGAAGGTATGGGTTTTAAAGAGATTACACAGCTTATAGCAACAAAAGTAAAAGAGAAAGATCCCAAACTCTTTGAAAATGCCAATGAAATAGAAGGCTTTTTGGGTCAAAAAGAGCATCCAAAAGAGGCGACTGTATTAAAAGAGGAATTTTATAAAAATTTTCTGCTCCAAGCCAAAAACAATTATGACGCACAAAACGGCGGTTTTTCAGATAAACCAAAATTTCCACGTGCTTCAACTCTTGATGCTCTACTCGTTGTTGCAAGACTCTACAATGATACCGATGCGAAAACAATGCTGACCAATACACTCAATAACATGATAAAAGGCGGTATGTATGATCTTGTAGACGGAGGATTCTGCCGTTACAGTGTAGATGAAAAATGGCTGGTACCGCATTTTGAAAAGATGCTCTATGACAATGCCCTGCTCTGTGGCATCTACACAAAAGCCTATTTGTTATATGAAGATGAAACATATTTGCATATTGCAAAAGAGACAGCAGACTTCTGGTACAACTTTATGAGTGAAGATGGACTTTTTTACAGTGCAAGTGATGCTGACAGTGAAGAGGGAGAGGGAAGCTACTTTGTTTATACCTATGATGAAGTGTACACGCTTCTTGTTCAAAGTGGATATGAAAATGCAAAAGAGATGTGTGAGACGATGCATGTTACGCATCACGGAAATTTTGAAGGCAAAAATATCATTCGTTTTGAGGAAGAGATTCCTGCATGGTTCAGTGATGTAAAACCACTTCTACAAAAAATTCGACAAAAAAGAGACTACCCCTTTACAGACAAAAAAGTACAGACATCATGGTCGGGTATGATGATAAACGCTCTGTTTTTGCTTGGAACTGTAGATAACAAGTACAAAGAAAAAGCCATAAAAAGCCTTGATAAGCTTCTTGAAACACTCTTTATTGATGAAAAGCTGTATCATACGACACTTATACACAAAAAGCCAAAAGTCGAAGCTTTTTTGGAAGACTATGCATTTCTTTCACAGGCACTTCTGAGCGCTTTTCAATACACACAAAATGAAATCTATCTCATACATGCCCAACGGTTTGTCAACAAAGCATTAGAAGAGTTTTATGACAAAGGAGTGTGGAACTTCAGTAGCGGCGAATTTGCTGTCAAAGCCGAAATAACCGATACAACATATACAAGTTCCGTCAGTATTATGATAGATGTTCTACAAACACTGGGAACACTTCTTGAAGATGAAAAATATACTCATTTTGCCTTTAAAACAATGGAATACAACTCTTATGAACTCGGGCGTAAGCCAATTTACTACCCCTCTATGCTTATACAGGCTTTACGATATCTCAAAGGGGACAGAGTTATAAAAACAAGCGAACAAAACATTGACAACTACGCGTACAAACTGGCAAAAATAAAATATCCGTTCATACTGTTAAAAAGAAGTGAAAGGGATGATTTTATGATATGCGGAGACAAAAGCTGTTTTGCAAATACACAGGATGTGGATAAGATTAATCAACTTGTTGAGCAATCTCTCTAA
- a CDS encoding CHAD domain-containing protein: MDVSIESAFKNFLEIDFKKIQKYKKAVLVKKETEPLHQMRVSLRRMRSVLFTFQSVIPKKITKKIDIKIATVASYCNRARDIDVYIETYLKKETFSSTELLLYKIVVHYREKEYKKIQKYLKSHKYKKLIRKLRRWIETKKWRKKLKKNELSALKENIIPFAENFLKSYTNEIILYGSTIGTVLEDEQAHKLRIKLKKLRYATDLFSSYLQKKDTLRNTLKELQDILGKLHDIYVTKELHKVFLQSQKDKKLFTCIKQLEAENMKRKKKLKEAFFLKWKEFREIAQQVD, encoded by the coding sequence ATGGATGTAAGTATTGAATCAGCATTTAAAAATTTTTTGGAAATTGATTTTAAAAAAATACAAAAATACAAAAAAGCTGTGCTTGTAAAAAAAGAGACTGAGCCCCTGCATCAAATGCGTGTCTCTTTGAGAAGAATGCGTTCAGTATTATTTACTTTTCAATCCGTAATACCAAAAAAAATTACAAAAAAAATTGACATCAAAATTGCAACCGTGGCTTCTTATTGCAACAGAGCCCGTGATATTGATGTTTACATAGAAACATACTTGAAAAAAGAGACATTCTCTTCTACTGAATTGCTGCTTTACAAAATTGTTGTCCACTACAGAGAAAAAGAGTATAAAAAGATTCAAAAGTATTTAAAGTCTCATAAATATAAAAAACTTATAAGAAAACTAAGAAGATGGATAGAAACAAAAAAATGGCGAAAAAAGCTTAAAAAAAATGAGTTGTCTGCCCTGAAAGAAAACATTATCCCTTTTGCCGAAAATTTTTTAAAAAGCTATACAAATGAAATAATTTTATACGGTTCTACAATAGGGACTGTCTTGGAAGATGAGCAGGCACACAAATTACGAATTAAATTAAAAAAACTGCGATATGCCACAGACCTGTTTTCCTCTTATCTGCAAAAGAAAGATACTCTCAGAAACACACTCAAAGAACTGCAGGATATTTTAGGAAAGCTTCATGATATATATGTAACAAAAGAGTTGCACAAAGTTTTTCTGCAGTCCCAAAAAGACAAAAAACTTTTTACCTGTATAAAACAACTTGAAGCAGAGAATATGAAGAGGAAAAAAAAGCTTAAAGAAGCTTTTTTTCTCAAGTGGAAAGAGTTTAGAGAGATTGCTCAACAAGTTGATTAA
- the ppk2 gene encoding polyphosphate kinase 2, translated as MGHERTMLEDEIKEGTDLKDIVHEDRRKNKTKEKDIEDKRGKDPHKKRVAVWVKDEVLRYESELKDLQIELLKMQNHVKETGQKVLMIFEGRDAAGKGGTIKRITEHLNPRGARVVALDKPSDKERTQWYFQRYVQHLPSAGEIVLFDRSYYNRAGVEPVMGFCTQEEHKEFLHEVPEFEKMLVNSNIKIFKFYFSVSKAEQKRRFEKRKTDPLKQYKLSPVDEKSQDLWDKYTIAKYSMLLASHTDYAPWTIIRSDNKKKARINTIKHILNHFDYPQKIDKQKLKADDDIRISANDEIRIMETEMTLKKDNA; from the coding sequence ATGGGACATGAAAGAACTATGCTCGAAGATGAGATAAAAGAAGGTACTGATTTAAAAGATATTGTACATGAAGACAGAAGAAAAAATAAAACGAAAGAGAAAGACATTGAGGACAAAAGAGGCAAAGACCCTCATAAAAAACGTGTTGCCGTCTGGGTAAAAGATGAAGTCCTGCGATATGAAAGCGAACTCAAAGATTTACAGATAGAACTCTTAAAAATGCAAAATCATGTCAAAGAAACAGGACAAAAAGTTTTAATGATTTTTGAAGGTCGTGATGCTGCGGGAAAAGGCGGTACAATCAAACGCATAACAGAACATCTCAATCCTCGTGGTGCAAGAGTGGTGGCCCTTGACAAGCCCAGTGACAAAGAGAGAACACAGTGGTATTTTCAAAGATATGTCCAACACCTGCCATCAGCCGGAGAGATAGTCCTTTTTGACAGAAGTTACTATAACCGTGCAGGTGTTGAACCTGTTATGGGATTTTGTACACAAGAAGAGCATAAAGAGTTTTTACATGAAGTTCCCGAATTTGAAAAGATGCTTGTCAATTCCAATATAAAAATTTTTAAATTCTATTTTTCCGTTTCAAAAGCCGAACAGAAAAGACGTTTTGAAAAGAGAAAAACAGACCCGCTCAAACAGTACAAACTCTCACCGGTGGATGAAAAATCACAAGATTTATGGGACAAATACACCATAGCAAAATATTCTATGCTCTTAGCATCCCATACAGACTATGCACCCTGGACAATCATTCGCTCCGATAACAAGAAAAAAGCCCGTATAAACACCATCAAACATATATTGAACCATTTTGACTATCCACAAAAAATTGACAAACAAAAGCTCAAAGCAGATGATGACATTCGCATTTCTGCCAATGATGAAATCAGAATCATGGAAACAGAGATGACCTTAAAAAAAGACAATGCCTAA
- a CDS encoding lysophospholipid acyltransferase family protein, translating into MLKDLGKFIFMIELGFKYIKIFKQTYFHPFITQKYAYQELSKARQEYSNKVLDFLNIKVKLVGELPKKDKILYAINHRSLLDILVMENIFSRYNKSGTWIAKQELFEDPIYGKFFQYSGCIPVDLENKKGLVRFFKTIKRTLAKVDDLNIYIFPEGERYNGEGIKQFQSGASKIAKANNLDIVPVYINDKLEKVFKNAPYNEPYTVEVHVGGIINYENLEEKYLEFYKSVKEKTKGNK; encoded by the coding sequence ATGCTAAAAGATTTAGGAAAATTTATTTTTATGATTGAGCTTGGCTTCAAATACATAAAGATTTTCAAACAAACCTATTTTCATCCGTTTATCACACAAAAATATGCCTATCAGGAACTCTCAAAAGCAAGGCAGGAGTATTCAAACAAGGTTTTGGATTTTTTAAATATCAAAGTAAAACTTGTAGGGGAACTTCCAAAAAAAGACAAAATTCTTTATGCGATCAACCACCGTTCTCTGCTTGATATTCTCGTGATGGAAAATATTTTTTCAAGATACAACAAAAGTGGTACCTGGATAGCGAAACAGGAACTTTTTGAAGACCCGATATATGGCAAGTTTTTTCAATACAGCGGATGTATTCCGGTTGATTTGGAAAACAAAAAAGGACTCGTACGCTTTTTTAAGACCATCAAAAGAACACTTGCCAAAGTTGATGACTTAAATATTTACATCTTTCCCGAAGGTGAGAGATACAATGGAGAAGGCATTAAACAATTTCAAAGCGGTGCTTCAAAAATAGCCAAAGCAAACAATCTTGACATAGTTCCCGTATATATCAACGACAAACTTGAAAAGGTGTTTAAAAATGCCCCTTACAATGAACCTTACACTGTTGAAGTTCATGTAGGCGGAATCATCAACTATGAAAATTTGGAAGAGAAGTATCTCGAATTTTATAAATCAGTCAAAGAAAAAACAAAAGGAAACAAATGA